One stretch of Equus przewalskii isolate Varuska chromosome 9, EquPr2, whole genome shotgun sequence DNA includes these proteins:
- the LOC139073572 gene encoding olfactory receptor 6Z7-like has product MDKSLELANMSRVQQFVLLGLSTRPDIRDVLFAIFLTLYLLTLLENTLILYLICSHSELHKPMYFFLGNLSCLEMCYVSVTMPSLLVGLWTGPYNISFTACMTQLFFFIVLIGTECTLLASMAYDRYVAICRPLHYLLLMRPQVCLSLALSSWLGGLLVSVAKTTCIATLSYCGPNVLNQFFCDVSPLLNLSCTHVALTELVDFISAIVIFCGTLLVALASYSAIGVAVLRMPSAAARRKAFSTCASHLVVVGIFYSAALFIYCRPSRIKSMDLNKVLSVIYAVVTPMCNPIIYCLRNKEVHAALRKTLHWP; this is encoded by the coding sequence ATGGACAAGTCCCTGGAGTTGGCCAACATGTCAAGAGTCCAGCAATTTGTCTTGCTGGGTTTGTCCACAAGGCCAGACATAAGAGATGTCCTGTTTGCCATCTTCCTGACCCTCTATCTGCTGACCCTCTTGGAGAACACACTCATCCTCTATCTCATCTGCAGTCACAGTGAGCTCCACAagcccatgtacttcttcctgggCAACCTGAGCTGCCTGGAGATGTGCTACGTGTCAGTGACCATGCCCAGCCTGCTGGTGGGGCTGTGGACTGGGCCCTACAATATCTCCTTCACAGCCTGCATGACCCAACTCTTCTTCTTCATAGTCCTCATCGGCACAGAGTGCACCCTCCTGGCCtccatggcctatgaccgctatgtggccatctgccgCCCACTCCACTATCTGCTCCTCATGAGGCCCCAGGTCTGCCTGAGCTTAGCTTTGTCCTCATGGCTTGGTGGGCTCCTGGTCTCAGTGGCCAAGACAACATGCATTGCCACCTTGTCCTACTGTGGCCCCAATGTTCTCAACCAATTTTTCTGTGATGTCTCCCCTCTGCTCAACCTATCTTGCACCCACGTGGCCCTGACAGAGCTGGTGGACTTCATCTCTGCCATTGTCATCTTCTGTGGAACACTGCTGGTAGCTCTGGCCTCCTACTCAGCCATTGGGGTGGCTGTGCTCCGCATGCCTTCAGCTGCTGCCCGACGtaaggccttctccacctgtgcctcccacctgGTTGTGGTGGGCATCTTCTACTCAGCAGCCCTCTTCATCTACTGTCGCCCCAGCCGTATCAAATCCATGGACCTAAACAAGGTGCTGTCAGTCATCTACGCAGTGGTCACACCCATGTGCAACCCCATCATCTACTGCCTGCGAAACAAGGA